GACCTGCAGGCCAAGGTGGATCCGTACCTGCGCCCGCTGTACGACGCACTCGACGACATGATGCCGCCCGAGCGCATCATGAAGGCGATCGAGACCCGCGTGATCGAGATCGCGCCGCTCGCCTACATGCGTGGGCGCACGCTGGCGGATGCGTTCGTGATCCTCGACGAGTCGCAGAACGCCACCAACGCCCAGATGAAGATGTTCCTCACCCGGTTAGGCGTGAACTCGAAGGCGGTGATCACCGGCGACAAGACCCAGATCGACCTGCCGGCGCGGGAGCAGTCGGGCCTGATCGAGATCGAGCGCATCCTCAAGGGCATCGATGGCATCGGGTTCCATTATCTGACCGATGCCGATGTGATCCGGCACCGCCTGGTGCGCGACATCATCCGGGCGTACGCCCGGGACGCGGGGACTGACTAACGGATGGCGATTCGCTTGCCGATCGAGCGCAACGCCGCCGGCGCGGGCGCCCCGCCGTACTCGACGCGGGCGCGCCTCGGATACCACGGCCTGCGCATCGCGCTGCTGGTGTCGCTGGCCGTGGTGACGTACCTGCTGTTCCCGAACGCGCCGGCCATCGATTCGCCGATCTTCGAAGTGGGATCCGTCGCCACCGAGAACGTGATCGCGCCGTTCGCGTTCGTCGTTCCGAAGTCCCCATCCGCGTTGGCGCGGGAACGCGACGAGCTCGCGCAGTCGGTGAAACCGATTCTCGAGTATCGGCAGGCGGCGCTCGATTCGTCGCAGAATCAGTTGCGTGCGTTCATTGACTCGATGTCGGTGACCGTCGAGCGCGGCGCCGCGGCGCACGCCACGGCCGGCGCCCAACGGACGGCGGTCATCGCGGCGGCGGGTCTCCAGGGTGTGACGCTCACGCCGGCGGAAGCCGACTATCTCGTCTCCGCCGCGCGGCGGCGCGCGATGCTGGACGCCGTGCGCCGCGCGTATGCGCGCTGGCTGTCGGAAGGCATCGCCGCCGGCTCGACGGTGGACAACCTGCGCGGCGACGTGATCGTGCGGCGCGACGGGCAGGAACGCAGCGTGATGGTGGACAGTCTCCTGTCGTTCGCGTCGCTGCTGTCGCGATCGCGGGCCTTCGAGCCGGATCCGAACTCGTCCATCGCCAGCGCGCTCTACCTGAAACTGCTCAGCGCGTTCTTCCGCCCAACGGTGGCCCTCGACCAGGTGGCGACCGAGCAGCGGCGGCAGGAGCTGCGGAACTCGGTGAACGTGAATCAGTACATGGTGCGGGCGGGCGAGAAAATCGTCGGCGCGCACGAGGTGGTCGGCGAACCGGAGTTCGCGAAGATGCGCGCGCTCCACGACGCGATGCAGGCGCGCACGCGCGGTCAGCGTGCGTTAGGCCGCATCGCCGGCAGCATTGCGTACAACGCGCTCGTCCTGGCCATCTTCGGCATTGCGATCGTGCTCTTCCGGCCGCAGCTGTACAGCGCCTTCCGCTCGATGGCGCTCTTCGCGGCGGTGTTCCTGCTCGTCCTGGTCGTGGCCGCGGTCGCGGCGAAATGGCAGCCGGTGCATCCCGAGCTGGTGCCGGTGGCGCTGGCGGCCATCATTCTGAGCGTCTTGCTCGATTCGCGCATCAGCATGATCGCGGCGATGATCCTCGCGGTGCTCGTCGGCGGACAGAGTGTGTACCGGGGGACGAACGCGCTGTTCATCAATCTCGTGGGCGGGGCGGCCGCGGCGCTCAGCGTGCGCGTGATCCTGAGGCGCGAGCAGTCGTACCAATATGTGATCACGATCGGCGTCGCCTATCTGTTCGCCGCGCTCGCCATCGGACTCACCCTCGGCTGGAACTCGGGCCAGATCGCCACGAGCGCCGGGTTAGGCGTCGGCAACGCGGTCGTGTCCGTGGTCTTCGCGATGTTCCTCGTGCCGCTCGCCGAGCGATTCACGGGCATCACGACGCACCTCACGCTCATCGAGTACTCGGACCTGAATCGGCCCTTGCTGCGGCGGCTGAGCCTCGAGGCGCCGGGCACCTATGCACACACGATCGCCATGGCAAACCTCGTCGAGGCGGCTGCCACGGCGATCGGCGCGAACGGCCTGCTCGCGCGCGTGGGCACCTACTACCACGACATCGGCAAGCTGACGAAGCCGCAGTACTTCGTCGAGAACCAGGCCGGCGGACGCAACCCGCACGACAAGCTCAAGCCGGGGACGAGCGCCGCCATCATCCGCAATCACGTGCGTGAAGGCATGGATCTCGCGGCGGAGTACCACGTGCCAATGGCGATCGCCGCATTCATCCCCGAGCACCACGGCACGGCGCCGATCGCCTACTTCCTCGAGAAGGCGCGCGAACACGATTCGGGGTCCCTGCCTAACGCAGCCGACTTCACGTATCCGGGCCCGATCCCGCAGTCCGCGGAAACGGCGGTCTGCATGCTGGCCGACGGCATCGAGGCGGCGGTGCGCGTCCTCGCCGAGCCGACGCCGCCGCGCATCCGCGACGTGATCGAACACATGGTGCGGCAGCGGATGGATCAAGGGCAGCTCCGCGATGCGCCGCTGACGCTGCGGCACATCGAGATCATCAAGGAGCAGTTTGCGCGCGTGCTCAGCGGCATGTACCACAGCCGCATCGATTATCCCGCGTCGAGCGGCGGCATCTCGTCGGAGTTCGCCTCGGCATGACGCGCGTCGTGCACGTCTCGTCGTCGGCGGGTCGCCTGCCGCTGTCGCGCCGGCGTATTGCCGGGCTCGCCGACCGCGTGCTGCGGGCCGAGCGCGTGCGTTCCGCCGAGGTGTCGATCGCGTTCGTCACCGAGCCGGCGATCGCGCGGCTCAACGCCCGGCATCTGGGGCGCCGCGGCCCAACGGACGTGATCGCGTTTCCGTTCGCGCGGATCGACGGGGGGCCGTTGGTCGGCGACGTGTACATCGCGCCGGCCGTAGCGCGGTCGAATGCCCGACGGAACGGCGTACCGGTGCGACAGGAGCTCGCGCGGCTGGTGGTGCACGGCACGCTGCACGTGCTGGGCCACGATCATCCCGCCGTTGGGCGCGAGCGGTCGGCGATGTGGCGGCGCCAGGAGCACTTGCTCGCGCGCGCCCGAGAGGCGTGGACATGAGCCTCGTGTCGTTCGTGATCTCGATTCTGGCGCTGGCGTGGGCCGCGCTCCTCGCGGCCGCGGACGGCGCGCTTCTGTCGGTATCCGACATGACGACCAACGGCGCCGTGGTCGAGGCGCCGACGGGCGGCACGCGCGATTTCACCCACCGCGCGCTCTCGATCGCCCGGATCATCGCGCTGCTCGTCGCCGGGGTGGCCGCGGCACGCGCGTTCGAGCTCGACGCGTTGGTGCCGGGCGCCGCCATTGGGTTAGGCATCGTGATCGCGATCCTTGCGGTGTTGGTGGGCGAGGTGATGCCGCGCGCCGCGGGTGAGGCGGTCGGCGCGCGCGCGCTGGCGGCGTTGACGCCCGTCGTGCACTCGACCGAAGTGCTCATGCGGCCGCTCGTCGCCGGCGGCGCCATCCTCGACCGCATCCTCCGCCGCGTGCTCCCGCCGTTCACGCCGGCGCAGGGCGATCGCGAGATCACGGCCGAGCAGTTCCGGCGCATCGTGACGCCGCAGCAACCCGCGCCGCATCGCGCCATCCTGCACCGCGTGTTCTCGTTCAGCGACACCGAGGTGCACGAGGTGATGGTGCCGCGCGTCGACATCCTCGGCCTCGAGCACGGCACGCCGTGGTCCGAGGTGCTCGATCGGGTGCGCAGCTCGCAGCACGCGCGGCTGCCGGTGTACGATGAGACCATCGACCACATCACGGGCATCCTGTTCGCCAAGGATCTGCTGCCGGCGGTGATCGCCGATGAGGAACCTGCCGCGGGGTGGGAATCGATCGCGCGGCCGGCGTCGTTCATTCCGGAGAGCAAGACCATCGAAGCCCAGCTGCGCGATTTCAAGGCGACGCGCTCGCACATTGCGATCGTGGTCGACGAGTTCGGCGGCACGGCGGGCCTGGTCACGATCGAGAACATCCTCGAGGAAATCGTCGGCGACATCCGGGACGAATACGATCGGGAGGAGCCGCCCATCGAAGCCGAGGACGGACGGCGGTGGTGGGTCTCGGGCCGCGTGACGCTCGATGAGCTGTCCGACGCGTTAGGCCATCGCTTTGACCGGCCCGACGTCTCGACGGTGGGCGGGCTCATCTTCGAGGTCGTCGGGCACGTGCCCAAGGCGGGGCAGGAGCTCGAGCTGGATGGCTACCGCATCGTCGTCGAACGTGTGAACCGCCGGCGCGTGGACCGGGTGTACTTCGAGCGGCCGGACTCGCCGGTGCAGCGCGTCTCATGAGCATCTCGGGCCTGCTGCTCGCGTTAGGCGTGGTCGTCGTGGCGTGGCTCACGGCCGCCGCGACCGCCGTGCGATCGGTGAGCCGCGTCTGGCTCAGGCGTTGGGCCGAGCAGCGGCTGGCCACGCCGGCCGGATTGGGCGAGAGCGCGCTTCTGGCGCGGCCGCAGCGTCTGGTGCTCGCCGCCGGGGCCGGCACGGCGTTGATGGTCGCGGCGGCCGGCGCATTGTTAGGCGGCGGCGACGGGCGCTCCCCCTGGGTGCTCGTTGGCGAAACGGTGCTGCTCGCGCTCGCGTTCCTCATCGCCGGACAGCTGGTGCCGCGGGCCGTTGCGCGTCGCTGGGCGCCCGGCCTGCTGCCGGTGCTGGTGCCGCCGCTCGATGTCGCCGCGTTTCTCCTCGCGCCCGTGCTCGACGCTGCTCGCGCCGTTG
This genomic window from Gemmatimonadaceae bacterium contains:
- a CDS encoding HDIG domain-containing protein; this encodes MAIRLPIERNAAGAGAPPYSTRARLGYHGLRIALLVSLAVVTYLLFPNAPAIDSPIFEVGSVATENVIAPFAFVVPKSPSALARERDELAQSVKPILEYRQAALDSSQNQLRAFIDSMSVTVERGAAAHATAGAQRTAVIAAAGLQGVTLTPAEADYLVSAARRRAMLDAVRRAYARWLSEGIAAGSTVDNLRGDVIVRRDGQERSVMVDSLLSFASLLSRSRAFEPDPNSSIASALYLKLLSAFFRPTVALDQVATEQRRQELRNSVNVNQYMVRAGEKIVGAHEVVGEPEFAKMRALHDAMQARTRGQRALGRIAGSIAYNALVLAIFGIAIVLFRPQLYSAFRSMALFAAVFLLVLVVAAVAAKWQPVHPELVPVALAAIILSVLLDSRISMIAAMILAVLVGGQSVYRGTNALFINLVGGAAAALSVRVILRREQSYQYVITIGVAYLFAALAIGLTLGWNSGQIATSAGLGVGNAVVSVVFAMFLVPLAERFTGITTHLTLIEYSDLNRPLLRRLSLEAPGTYAHTIAMANLVEAAATAIGANGLLARVGTYYHDIGKLTKPQYFVENQAGGRNPHDKLKPGTSAAIIRNHVREGMDLAAEYHVPMAIAAFIPEHHGTAPIAYFLEKAREHDSGSLPNAADFTYPGPIPQSAETAVCMLADGIEAAVRVLAEPTPPRIRDVIEHMVRQRMDQGQLRDAPLTLRHIEIIKEQFARVLSGMYHSRIDYPASSGGISSEFASA
- the ybeY gene encoding rRNA maturation RNase YbeY, which produces MTRVVHVSSSAGRLPLSRRRIAGLADRVLRAERVRSAEVSIAFVTEPAIARLNARHLGRRGPTDVIAFPFARIDGGPLVGDVYIAPAVARSNARRNGVPVRQELARLVVHGTLHVLGHDHPAVGRERSAMWRRQEHLLARAREAWT
- a CDS encoding hemolysin family protein — protein: MSLVSFVISILALAWAALLAAADGALLSVSDMTTNGAVVEAPTGGTRDFTHRALSIARIIALLVAGVAAARAFELDALVPGAAIGLGIVIAILAVLVGEVMPRAAGEAVGARALAALTPVVHSTEVLMRPLVAGGAILDRILRRVLPPFTPAQGDREITAEQFRRIVTPQQPAPHRAILHRVFSFSDTEVHEVMVPRVDILGLEHGTPWSEVLDRVRSSQHARLPVYDETIDHITGILFAKDLLPAVIADEEPAAGWESIARPASFIPESKTIEAQLRDFKATRSHIAIVVDEFGGTAGLVTIENILEEIVGDIRDEYDREEPPIEAEDGRRWWVSGRVTLDELSDALGHRFDRPDVSTVGGLIFEVVGHVPKAGQELELDGYRIVVERVNRRRVDRVYFERPDSPVQRVS